Genomic window (Deltaproteobacteria bacterium):
AATTTTTCGTGCTGTAGGTGCTACTTTTCAAGTTGGAGTTTTTGATGCATGCTCCAGTGGTAGTCTTGAAGAAGCACCACTTACTATTCCTAATACCCCGCCAGTAACTGGTTTGCCTCCTTGGTGGACAAATTCAGCCCCTAACCAAGATGAACATGTCGAGCGTACATATTCAGCATTTGGATTGCCACATTGGTGGCTTAATGGTGTCCCTGCAGTTGATCAAACTAAAACAAAAGGAATCAAACCAATCAGTATCACTAACTTATTTAGCGAACTACCAGGAGACATGCTAAAAACCGAGGGTAGTATTTGGCTCGCCTCAAATAGTGGGAATGAAGTTAGTTATGAAGACCGAAGACTTGGTGGATTATTTACCTATTTCTTTATTGAGGCACTCAACAATGCACCTCGTGATGGCTCTGGTATTACTTTAGAAAATATTTGGAATTATGTTCGTCGAAAAACTTCTGCATATGCTACCGTACAGCAGCGTCGCCCACCACGGCCACAACTAATTATGCATTTAAAGACTAATGCTCCACTATATTTCAGCTTGCCCCAGAAGCGCAGTGCACTTTTAATGTTAAACGAAGACATTGAAGGCGGAGTGAGCATTGAATATCTCGATAGTGGTTTTATTGATACATTACACAAGAGCAAAGGTTCTGCATTAATTTATCAAGTATTTTCAGGCCCAGCTCAAATGCGCATAGTCACATCTGGACGAACCGCATACGAACACAAAGTCGTCTTCACTAAAGATGAAACCTTATCTTTGCCTTAATAACTATCATCAATTATTGCAAATATATTACATTCTTCTCTAATTTTAAAAGATTAAAGTTTACTTAGCCTATCTTCACCACTCTTTTGAAGTAAAGCACGACTAAATAGTTAGTCAAAAAGCCACATAACATCAGAGGAGAATTTGATGCGGTATTTTATTCCGTTTGTATCGATGTTTATACTTTTCGCTTCACCTGCGAAAATTTTGGCTGCTGAAGTTGACTTTCATGGTTATGCTCGAGCTGGCTTGGGTTTTTCGACTAAAGGCGGGGGACAGGTATGTTTTGGGCTTAGCTCTGCTGATAGCAAATATAGATTAGGTAATGAATGCGACTATGTTATCGAACCTACCTGGATTGCTCACTTGGTAAAAATTGGAGACAACCTTGGCTGGGGTAAGGGTTCTGATTGGGGGG
Coding sequences:
- a CDS encoding caspase family protein — protein: MWVKTIITLLGILFIITPLCGQAAAIRYAIIVGSNVGSDVGSHPPLPKLLHAEREAEVLRNRLVALSNFDITNNRILLLLAPTRNEVIQAAHQIAEQKRHDEKTYGNFDSFFAFFFTGHGKSTRLLLRNGPLSTTELASIFRAVGATFQVGVFDACSSGSLEEAPLTIPNTPPVTGLPPWWTNSAPNQDEHVERTYSAFGLPHWWLNGVPAVDQTKTKGIKPISITNLFSELPGDMLKTEGSIWLASNSGNEVSYEDRRLGGLFTYFFIEALNNAPRDGSGITLENIWNYVRRKTSAYATVQQRRPPRPQLIMHLKTNAPLYFSLPQKRSALLMLNEDIEGGVSIEYLDSGFIDTLHKSKGSALIYQVFSGPAQMRIVTSGRTAYEHKVVFTKDETLSLP